The Patescibacteria group bacterium genome window below encodes:
- the glgP gene encoding alpha-glucan family phosphorylase, whose product MADKKIPELKNLASEPKIAYFTMEIGLREEIPTYSGGLGILAGDATKSAADLEIPFVAVTLLNHKGYFTQELTKNGQQIEYPVKWNHKKYLTPLPFTTEVHIHGRRVIIKPWLYTIRGATGAKVHVIFLDTDIKENILKDRKISYFLYGGDAKYRLKQEIVLGVGGTRILKSLGVDVKKYHMNEGHAAFLTLELLRMNNFNLEETRKKCVFTTHTPVAAGHDHFDYALAEEQMEPLVAPTLLRKLCGKENLNMTRLAFNMSNYVNGVAKRHREISEKMFPGYEIHAITNGVHSFTWTHPAFRKLYDKYLPGWEAELELFIRASIIPNEEIWKARDKGKKELIDFVNKITHVGMEKDVLTIGFARRATAYKRHNFIFKDLERLEEIAKKFPLQIIFAGKAHPRDLGGKKIIKEVFQNIKNLKGKIKIVYLPNYNIEMAKKLTSGCDVWLNNPERPMEASGTSGMKAAHNGVLNFSVLDGWWLEGFVEGVTGWAIGPKPDEKIGPVEAEKRELDDLYNKLEYTILPMYYDRRDEWMTMMENSISKLAYYFNTHRMMRRYVLYAYL is encoded by the coding sequence ATGGCTGACAAAAAAATTCCCGAATTAAAAAATCTTGCAAGTGAACCGAAAATCGCTTATTTTACGATGGAAATCGGTCTTCGCGAAGAAATTCCAACTTATAGCGGGGGCCTTGGAATTTTGGCTGGCGATGCGACAAAATCCGCAGCAGATTTGGAAATTCCTTTTGTCGCAGTTACCCTTTTAAACCATAAAGGGTATTTTACACAAGAGCTAACAAAGAACGGCCAACAAATCGAATACCCGGTAAAATGGAATCATAAAAAATATTTAACACCGCTACCCTTCACGACCGAAGTTCATATTCATGGCCGGAGAGTTATAATTAAGCCTTGGCTTTACACTATACGCGGCGCGACCGGCGCGAAAGTCCATGTTATTTTTTTAGATACGGATATTAAAGAAAATATTTTAAAAGATCGAAAAATTTCTTATTTTCTCTATGGCGGCGATGCTAAATACCGATTGAAACAAGAAATCGTTTTAGGAGTTGGCGGGACGCGCATTTTAAAATCGCTCGGTGTTGATGTAAAAAAATACCACATGAACGAAGGCCATGCCGCGTTTTTAACTTTGGAACTTTTGCGAATGAATAATTTTAATTTGGAAGAAACTAGAAAAAAATGTGTTTTTACGACACACACTCCGGTTGCCGCCGGGCACGACCATTTTGATTACGCCCTCGCGGAAGAACAAATGGAGCCGCTTGTCGCGCCGACACTTCTCCGGAAACTTTGCGGAAAAGAAAATTTAAATATGACTCGCCTCGCCTTCAATATGAGCAATTATGTGAACGGCGTGGCCAAACGGCATCGGGAAATTTCTGAAAAAATGTTCCCGGGATACGAAATTCACGCAATCACAAACGGCGTCCATTCTTTTACTTGGACTCATCCCGCCTTCCGAAAACTTTATGATAAATATCTTCCTGGGTGGGAGGCTGAACTAGAGCTTTTTATCCGTGCATCAATAATTCCCAATGAAGAAATTTGGAAGGCCCGCGACAAGGGAAAAAAAGAACTAATTGATTTTGTAAATAAAATAACTCATGTCGGGATGGAAAAAGATGTTTTAACGATTGGCTTTGCCCGCCGCGCCACGGCCTACAAAAGACATAATTTTATTTTTAAAGATTTGGAACGCCTTGAAGAAATTGCCAAAAAGTTTCCATTGCAAATAATTTTTGCGGGCAAAGCTCATCCGCGCGACCTTGGCGGAAAAAAAATAATTAAAGAAGTATTCCAAAATATCAAAAACCTAAAGGGAAAAATAAAAATAGTTTATCTCCCGAACTACAACATTGAAATGGCAAAAAAATTAACTTCCGGATGCGATGTTTGGCTGAATAATCCAGAACGGCCGATGGAAGCCTCGGGAACTTCAGGAATGAAAGCGGCGCATAACGGAGTTTTAAATTTTTCAGTATTAGACGGCTGGTGGCTTGAGGGATTCGTGGAGGGTGTAACCGGGTGGGCAATCGGACCAAAACCTGATGAAAAAATAGGTCCAGTAGAAGCGGAAAAAAGAGAATTGGACGATTTGTACAACAAACTTGAATACACGATTTTACCGATGTATTACGACCGCCGCGACGAATGGATGACAATGATGGAAAATTCTATCAGCAAACTGGCTTATTATTTTAATACGCACCGCATGATGCGACGCTATGTCCTTTATGCGTATCTATAA
- the deoC gene encoding deoxyribose-phosphate aldolase, which yields MQQKKLQAIKKNPAQIAKYIDHTEVSPNSTAADIRKLCAEAKKYEFYLVMVLPYYAALAKKLVRGTKIKVGVVMGFPFGAQCTEAKLAEMKKAFPFTDEFDFVINRQALKNKDYGFILKELKTLARAKRGKIMKVIIESPELTNAEIYKASQLVLASGADFVKTAVGLRAGAKISDVKIMKKVVDDKIRIKASGGIKNLKTALAFLSAGASRLGTSHGVEIIKSGVSKKKSYFHE from the coding sequence ATGCAGCAAAAAAAATTGCAAGCAATTAAAAAAAATCCGGCACAGATCGCCAAATACATTGATCATACCGAAGTCAGCCCGAATTCCACGGCAGCGGATATCCGAAAGCTTTGTGCCGAAGCGAAAAAATATGAGTTTTATTTGGTTATGGTTTTGCCGTATTACGCCGCGCTTGCGAAAAAATTGGTGCGAGGTACAAAAATAAAAGTTGGTGTGGTCATGGGTTTCCCTTTTGGCGCGCAATGTACTGAAGCAAAGCTCGCGGAAATGAAGAAAGCGTTTCCTTTTACTGATGAATTTGATTTTGTCATCAACCGCCAAGCCTTAAAAAATAAAGATTATGGATTTATCCTAAAAGAGCTAAAAACTTTGGCCAGGGCGAAACGCGGAAAAATTATGAAAGTTATAATTGAATCGCCGGAACTCACAAACGCGGAAATTTACAAAGCGTCGCAACTGGTTTTGGCTTCTGGCGCTGATTTTGTAAAAACTGCGGTCGGCCTGCGCGCCGGAGCGAAAATTTCCGACGTAAAAATAATGAAAAAAGTTGTAGATGATAAAATTAGAATTAAAGCCTCTGGCGGAATCAAGAATTTAAAAACCGCTTTGGCATTTCTCTCGGCTGGCGCCTCACGGCTCGGTACTTCGCACGGAGTGGAAATTATAAAAAGCGGGGTTAGTAAAAAGAAAAGTTATTTTCACGAATGA
- a CDS encoding L-threonylcarbamoyladenylate synthase produces the protein MKTIILKINSKKPEKEKIKTAASVLRRGGLVAFPTDTVYGLAADATNSKVVKKIYKVKKRPLANPLPILIAKKSDLKKYTLGARGKIKKLTDKFWPGPLTIVLEKKKIISNIITAGKNSVGIRVPANPIAIAIINALGRPLATTSANISNKKSPTTSRDVKKYLNTKIDLILDGGKTKLGKESTILDCTTSPPTILRPGAISKNTLEKLIGKIKT, from the coding sequence ATGAAAACCATAATTCTAAAAATAAATTCTAAGAAACCAGAAAAAGAAAAAATAAAAACAGCCGCCTCTGTTCTTCGCCGAGGCGGTTTAGTTGCGTTTCCCACGGATACGGTTTACGGCCTAGCCGCTGACGCCACAAATTCAAAGGTAGTTAAAAAAATTTATAAAGTCAAAAAAAGACCGCTCGCAAATCCCCTGCCAATTTTAATCGCAAAAAAAAGTGATTTGAAAAAATATACGCTCGGCGCGCGTGGAAAAATTAAAAAATTAACTGATAAATTCTGGCCGGGGCCGTTGACAATTGTCCTTGAAAAGAAAAAAATTATTTCTAACATAATTACTGCCGGAAAAAATTCCGTGGGCATTCGCGTGCCGGCAAATCCCATCGCGATAGCTATCATTAACGCGCTCGGCCGACCTCTTGCCACAACTTCCGCAAATATTTCAAATAAAAAAAGTCCGACTACCTCGCGCGACGTAAAAAAATATTTGAACACAAAAATTGATCTTATTTTAGACGGTGGAAAAACCAAACTTGGCAAAGAATCAACTATTTTGGACTGCACGACTTCGCCGCCAACTATTCTCCGTCCCGGCGCAATTTCCAAAAATACGCTAGAAAAATTGATTGGAAAAATTAAAACATAA
- a CDS encoding ABC transporter permease, translating to MNFSFLKTPINIATDALLRHKLRTILTVLGITVGITAVIVVLSAGRAIEDFIIGQVTMFGTDYIEVEVKVPSTGHVSSENVAGMAQGVTVTTLKEKDADELKKLANVRDIYSGQTGQAVFSYKDQNKVTLIFGVTSSFDAIDSGEVERGRFFTDAEDKSLARVVVLGSNIKKNLFGDEDAIGKRIKIGKQNYRVIGVMKERGSAGVFSFDDIAILPLRTLQKLVLGIDYIQFIFIQVEDTARTEVTVEDVISRMRELHKIDDPKKDDFAVMSAAEGLALLGTITGAIKILLFALASISLVVGGVGIMNVMYVAVAERTFEIGLRKAIGAKSRDILNQFLVEAVSITFLGGVAGTILGTLISLAVSVIANSLGFAWQFHLSPQYIVLAVSVSVLVGLISGIYPARAAARLEPIVALKKE from the coding sequence ATGAATTTTTCTTTTTTAAAAACACCGATCAATATTGCCACTGACGCGCTTTTGCGGCATAAACTCAGAACTATTTTAACTGTTTTAGGCATTACAGTCGGCATTACTGCCGTGATTGTCGTGCTTTCAGCTGGACGAGCCATTGAAGACTTTATTATTGGGCAAGTGACAATGTTTGGAACAGACTACATTGAAGTAGAAGTAAAAGTTCCCTCAACAGGGCATGTCTCAAGCGAAAACGTGGCTGGTATGGCGCAGGGCGTCACGGTTACTACTCTAAAAGAAAAAGATGCGGACGAATTAAAGAAACTTGCCAATGTCCGTGATATTTATTCCGGGCAGACCGGCCAGGCAGTTTTTTCCTATAAAGATCAGAATAAAGTAACTTTAATTTTTGGTGTCACATCTTCGTTTGACGCGATAGATTCCGGAGAAGTAGAAAGGGGTCGTTTTTTCACTGATGCGGAAGATAAAAGTCTGGCGCGAGTTGTTGTTCTTGGCAGTAATATCAAGAAAAATTTATTTGGTGATGAAGATGCTATTGGGAAACGGATAAAAATTGGGAAACAAAATTATAGGGTTATTGGCGTAATGAAAGAGAGGGGAAGTGCCGGAGTTTTTTCTTTTGACGATATTGCCATTTTACCATTGCGTACTTTACAAAAATTAGTTTTGGGCATAGATTACATTCAATTTATTTTTATTCAAGTTGAGGATACTGCTCGCACAGAAGTTACGGTTGAAGATGTTATCTCGAGAATGCGCGAATTGCATAAAATTGACGATCCTAAAAAAGATGATTTTGCCGTGATGTCCGCGGCAGAAGGTTTAGCGTTACTTGGTACAATTACTGGCGCGATAAAAATTTTACTTTTTGCCCTAGCTAGTATTTCACTTGTTGTCGGAGGCGTAGGAATTATGAATGTGATGTATGTTGCTGTTGCCGAGCGGACTTTTGAAATTGGATTGCGTAAAGCCATTGGCGCGAAGAGTCGTGATATTTTAAATCAGTTTTTAGTAGAGGCTGTTAGTATAACTTTTTTGGGTGGCGTGGCCGGAACCATTTTAGGCACGCTTATTTCCTTAGCTGTGAGCGTGATTGCTAATTCTTTGGGATTTGCCTGGCAATTTCATTTATCGCCGCAATATATTGTTCTCGCAGTTAGCGTTTCTGTTTTAGTCGGTTTAATTTCTGGAATTTATCCTGCTCGCGCCGCGGCGCGCCTTGAACCGATTGTTGCTCTTAAAAAAGAATAA